A genome region from Meleagris gallopavo isolate NT-WF06-2002-E0010 breed Aviagen turkey brand Nicholas breeding stock chromosome 9, Turkey_5.1, whole genome shotgun sequence includes the following:
- the MPP1 gene encoding 55 kDa erythrocyte membrane protein, with product MTEDIYTNGSATLGSPSHSNGREVRKIRLVQFEKVTEEPMGITLKLNDKQSCMVARIFHGGMIHRQGSLHVGDEIIEINGQSVSNHSVDQLQKMLKETQGMVSIKVIPNQQSRLPALQMFMRAQFDYDPKKDNLIPCKEAGLKFQTGDVIQIINKDDSNWWQGRVEGSGTESAGLIPSPELQEWRVASVTQSSQSEAQSCSPFGKKKKYKDKYLAKHSSIFDQLDVVSYEEVVRLPAFKRKTLVLIGASGVGRSHIKNALLSNNPEKFMYPPPYTTRPQKKNEVDGKDYYFVSTEEMTRDISANEFLEFGSYQGNMFGTKFETVHKIHQQDKVAILDIEPQTLKIVRTAELSPFIVFIAPTDKAEESEALQQLRKDSESIRSRYAHYFDLSIVNNGVEESLKLLEEAFEQACSSPQWVPVSWVY from the exons ATGACTGAGGACATTTACACCAATGGCTCTgccaccctgggcagcccttcCCACAGCAACGGCCGTGAGGTGCGGAAGATCCGCCTGGTCCAGTTTGAGAAGGTGACAGAGGAGCCCATG GGAATCACGCTGAAGCTCAATGACAAGCAGAGCTGTATGGTGGCCAGGATTTTCCACGGGGGCATGATACACAGACAAG GCTCCCTTCATGTGGGTGATGAGATCATAGAAATCAATGGGCAGAGTGTGAGCAACCACTCAGTTGACCAGCTGCAGAAGATGCTG AAAGAAACCCAGGGGATGGTCTCAATAAAAGTCATTCCCAACCAGCAGAGCCGCCTCCCTGCTCTCCAG atGTTCATGAGGGCACAGTTTGACTATGACCCCAAAAAAGACAACCTGATCCCCTGCAAGGAAGCAGGCCTGAAGTTCCAGACAGGTGATGTGATTCAGATCATCAACAAGGATGACAGCAACTGGTGGCAGGGCCGTGTGGAAGGCTCCGGTACTGAATCAGCAGGACTCATCCCTTCCCCTGAACTGCAGGAGTG GCGTGTGGCGAGTGTCACCCAATCCAGTCAGAGCgaagcccagagctgcagccctttcgggaagaaaaagaagtacaaaGATAAATACCTGGCCAAGCACAGCTCAA TTTTTGACCAGCTGGATGTAGTTTCGTATGAGGAGGTGGTGAGGCTGCCTGCCTTCAAGAGGAAGACGCTGGTGCTCATAG GGGCCAGCGGAGTGGGTCGCAGCCACATCAAGAATGCCCTGCTCAGCAACAACCCCGAGAAGTTCATGTACCCCCCACCAT aCACCACGCGCCCCCAGAAAAAGAATGAGGTGGATGGGAAGGACTACTACTTTGTTTCCACCGAGGAGATGACCCGGGACATCTCAGCTAATGAGTTCCTGGAGTTTGGAAGCTACCAGGGAAACATGTTTGGCACCAAATTTGAAACAGTGCACAAGATCCACCAGCAGGACAAAGTCGCTATTTTAGATATTGAACCCCAG ACCTTGAAGATTGTCCGCACGGCAGAACTCTCCCCATTCATAGTCTTCATTGCCCCAACAGACAAGGCAGAGGAG TCGGAGGCTTTGCAGCAGCTTCGCAAGGATTCAGAGAGCATCCGGAGCAGATATGCACACTACTTTGACCTCTCAATAGTCAACAATGGAGTGGAGGAAAGCCTCAAGCTGCTGGAGGAAGCCTTTGAGCAGGCCTGCAGCTCCCCGCAGTGGGTGCCTGTCTCCTGGGTTTACTGA
- the CENPI gene encoding centromere protein I: MQRRRSSKHSKRPLQVHHSNQTDLSAWRKGGTVDTEKSAQSDQKNDNEQDSLEEALSYFEKIQDRVSVKNNEALQKHLSTMESIALKRGLPPEGFDVLLDVALSGKLADTVNTRLLKSLIPASAIPESSVVSSVSWFCVSKCSNNIQLLYLRWLITMFDFIDHKERIHALYGIFFSFLNDEKLCPYICHVLYLLTRKENVKPFRVRRLLDLQAKMGMQPHLQALLSLYKLFCPELVSITLPRKMKTFFKNADGPWKAAINAVRQRNQANSTVPQLLLLDTAQPHSRKRKWNTQLIVPASSANAQNSVVGRKMSRVDSFSANRFFPVEQLRTFPQLLQNIHRLEFPSQMGSVLTNPLLLHYMNCSKDESVYLRLYYWMGQTLQEECTWCVVDNNQYEEEFKSFLETAYKAECFLQEGFPSCEEFLYRSLPLWDGVSCRSQILQLISWIPLSTFSEIKSQLCDPLAQLFFTSSLYFKCSVLESLKELLQNWLNWHVVQLDSESDSQFSSLNTTLSGLVNGVAELINFVGWISTAALHLEKSHTFLLYFILDFYETVCDIYLKYKLPLLIMPPAGVFYPALLSMDSVNLNQLCYIMYRYRTNLIAAKENEMSKKKIQQFKFSSQTYQEYNQYIIAMVGCLWTSSAFQKDNHPQGICLDDELLKKTGVQEYKNSFNIVYHPALMCYAVDFLQQVML, encoded by the exons ATGCAACGAAGGCGGAGTTCTAAGCACTCCAAGCGACCTCTGCAAGTTCACCACAGCAATCAGACTGATCTCTCTGCTTGGAGAAAAGGAGGGACAGTGGATACTGAAAAAAGTGCCCAGAGTGATCAGAAAAATGACAATGAGCAAGACTCCCTTGAGGAAGCTCTGAGCTACTTTGAGAAAA ttcaaGATCGAGTTTCAGTGAAAAACAATGAAGCTCTGCAGAAACATTTGTCTACTATGGAAAGCATTGCCCTGAAAAGAGGTTTACCCCCTGAAGGATTTGATGTATTGCTAGATGTGGCGCTCAGTGGCAAACTTG ctgataCGGTGAACACTCGTTTACTGAAGAGCCTGATCCCAGCCTCAGCAATACCAGAAAgttctgttgtttcttctgtATCTTGGTTCTGTGTCAGCAAATGCTCAAACAACATCCAG ctgctttaTCTAAGATGGCTGATCACGATGTTTGACTTCATTGATCACAAGGAACGAATTCATGCCCTCTATGgcatcttcttttccttcctgaatgATGAGAAGTTG TGTCCCTACATCTGCCACGTGCTCTACCTGCtgaccagaaaagaaaatg TCAAGCCTTTTCGGGTCAGGCGACTCCTTGATCTCCAAGCAAAAATG GGTATGCAACCTCATCTGCAGGCTCTGCTATCACTTTATAAGCTTTTCTGTCCTGAGCTGGTATCCATAACCCTTCCTCGGAAGATGAAG acttttttCAAGAATGCAGATGGCCCATGGAAAGCAGCAATCAACGCTGTGAGGCAAAGAAACCAGGCCAATTCTACAGTGCCCCAACTACTGCTTTTAGACACAGCTCAACCTCACTCACGAAAAAGA aaatgGAATACCCAGTTGATTGTACCTGCAAGCAGTGCCAACGCACAGAATTCAGTAGTGGGTAGGAAAATGAGCCGTGTTGATTCATTCAGTGCTAACAGATTTTTTCCAGTGGAGCAGCTGCGGACCTTTCCCCAACTTCTACAAAATATCCACCGCCTGGAG TTTCCTTCCCAAATGGGCTCAGTGCTAACAAACCCGTTACTGCTTCACTACATGAACTGCAGCAAAGATGAATCTGTTTATCTGAGGCTCTACTATTGGatgggacagactcttcaggaAG AGTGCACCTGGTGTGTAGTTGATAATAACCAATATGAAGAAGAATTCAAAAGCTTCCTGGAAACTGCCTACAAGGCAGAGTGTTTCTTACAA GAGGGATTTCCTTCCTGTGAGGAGTTCCTCTACAGGAGTCTTCCTCTCTGGGATGGTGTTTCCTGCCGATCACAAATCCTCCAACTCATCAGTTGGATCCCCCTCAGTACCTTCTCTG AAATAAAGTCACAACTCTGCgatcccctggcacagctcttCTTCACGTCATCCCTTTACTTTAAG TGCAGCGTTCTGGAGAGTCTGAAAGAGCTGCTACAGAACTGGTTAAACTGGCACGTGGTTCAGCTGGATTCAGAGTCTGATTCTCAATTCAGTTCTTT gaataCCACCCTTTCTGGACTAGTGAATGGGGTGGCTGAACTCATCAACTTTGTGGGATGGATTTCTACTGCTGCGTTGCACTTGGAGAAGAGTCATACCTTCTTGCTGTACTTCATCCTGGATTTCTATGAGACC GTGTGTGACATATATCTGAAGTACAAACTGCCGTTGCTGATAATGCCTCCTGCTGGAGTTTTCTACCCAGCGTTGCTCAGCATGGATTCTGTCAACTTAAATCAGCTCTGCTACATCATGTACAG gTATAGAACCAACTTGATAGCTGCAAAAGAGAACGAGATGAGTAAAAAG AAAATACAGCAATTCAAGTTCAGTAGCCAGACATATCAAGAGTATAACCAGTACATCATAGCCATGGTGGGTTGTCTGTGGACATCCAGTGCATTCCAGAAGGATAATCATCCTCAGGGCATTTGTCTGGATGATGAATTGCTGAAGAAAACTGGAGTGCAGGAATACAAAAACAGCTTCAATATTGTCTACCACCCAGCTCTGATGTGCTATGCTGTTGACTTCCTGCAGCAGGTAATGTTGTAG